CCGCGCACGTGGAGCAGGCCCCCGCCGCCAGCGGCGCGCCCCTCAACGAGCTGTTCTCCGACCTGGATCTGCCCGGCAACCGGGGCGACTCCCAGGACGACGAGGACGCCTACCCGGACGAACAGCGCGACGACGGCCGCGACGACGAGGAAGAGGACGCGCGGCAGGCCGTGGAGGACTCGAAGGCCGCTCGCAAGCGCCCGGTCGTGGCGAAGAAGAGCGGCGGCGGCGCGCTGAAGGTCGTGGCGCTGGTGCTGGTGCTGCTCATCGTCCTGCCGTTGGCGGTCGTGTTCGGCCTGTCGGCGGCGGGGATGTTGCCGCCCGCCCTCGCGGACATCGTCAACAAGGCGACCGGCAAGGCGCCCGCGCCCGCCGCGCCGGCGCCGCGTCAGGCCGCGCCGGCGACGGAAGGCACCCAGCCCGTGGCGCCTCCGGAAGGTTCGGCCGCGGGGGGCGAAGCCAAGGCCCCGGCGGAAGGTTCGGCCGCGGGGGGCGAAGCCAAGGCCCCGGCGGAAGGCTCCACGCCGTAGTCATCCCCTGATGGGTGGGCCCGCTCCCGCGCCTCGCGCAGGAGCGGGCCCTGCCCGGTGCATCCCGTTCCACCGGGAGGACCTGGCACGTCGAGCCGGACGCTCCAGCGGGCCACGCGCCCCGAACTCCTCAGAGGTCGAAGTCTCCGGACGGCGGCTTCTTGCCGCGCAGGGCCTGCTCCCTCGCGGCGCGGACCTCGGCCCGAAGGGTTTCGGTGGCTTCGGGGTCCACCGTCCCTGTTACGAGGTCCACGACGTCGCCCTCGCGCACGCCGGGGGGCAGGGTGCTCAGGGCTCGAGTCACCTGGCGGCCATCCACGACCAGCACGGCGACGTCTTCTTCGATGCGGTCCACCGTGGCCCTGGGCATGGCCTTCGCTTTCTTCGTCACGGGTGGCAATCCCCGGCGGGCTCGCGATCCGTCTTCATGGCTTCCTCGCGCGTCTTGAAGATGAGGAGGTTCTCCTGCTTGATGAGCCGTACGCTCTGGCACGTGGACTTGTGGAAGATGCGCTTGTGCCGGCTGGCCCGGTAGTCGACGCCCATGGAAGCAGGCGCGCTGGTGGACGAGCGCACCGACTCCGTCCGGTTGCCCTGGCGCGTGGCGGGCAGGTCATCCACGTCCGTCATGTTGCCGACGCGCGAGGAGGTGGCGCGAGTCGCCTCCGCGCGCGCGGGCTCCGTCCGCCCGGCGGGCGTCGGCTCGGGAGGGGCCGGCTTCACCACCGGCGGCGGGGGCCTGGCCGTGCGCACCAGGGCGGGGCGGGGATCCAGCCCCGGGAAGACGCGGCGCACGGAGGGGGGCTCGCCCGGGGAGGGGCGCTGGAGCGCGAGCTCGAACTGCTTGCCGTCGCTCACCGCGTGCACCTCGCCGTTCACGTCCGTGCGGAACGCCCGCGCGTCCATGGCCCGCAGCCGCCCGAGCAGCTCCTTCACCTTCGCGCTCCGGCCCAGGCCGTCGTCCCCGCTGAACACCGCGGCCTGGGGATGCACCTCCTCCAGGAACGCCTGCGTGTTGGCCCCGTCCACACCCGGTGAGCCGACCTTCAGCAGCGTGGCGGGCGCCAGGAGGCCGCCCTCCAGGAGCCGGGCCTCCGTCTCTCCCCGGGCGGCGCCCGCGAAGATGATCGAGGTGTCGTCGTACGTGAGGCGCAGCACGATGGAGTTCGCCGCGTTCCGGCCCTCCGCGTCCGGTGCCCCCTTGAGCAGCGGCTCCGCGGGCGCGCGCGGCCAGAGCACCGTGAGGTTCACCCGGTCCTCCAGCGTCAACCGGACCAGCTCCCGGGGCGCGGCGGAGGACGGCGCGGGGGAGAAGACCTGCACCCCTCGCGACCCCACCGCCGTCAGGAGCGCGTCGTAGGCCTTCGACGTGTCGGGGAGCTGCGACTCCATCAGCCGCCGCGCGCCCACGCGCTTGAGCACCGCGTCCAGCGCGCCGTGGTGCCTTGGATCCGGCTGGGTGAGGACGACGAGGTCCAGCTCCCGCCGCAGCAGCTCTGGCAGCCGGTTCACCAGGTGCGATTCCGCCGACGCGGGCCCCGAGTCCACCAGCACCGTGTTGCCGCGCGGCGTGACGATGAGCGCGGCGTCGCCCGCGCCCACGTCGAAGAAGTACACGTGGAGCTTCCCGTCCGGCGCCCCGCCGAAGTAGCGCGACTTCTCCGGGGCCTTCTGGGCGGGGGGCGCGGACGGCTGCTGGCAGGCCAGGGAGGCGAACAACAGCCCCACTCCGAGCGCGATGCGGGCACTCATGGATGGCAATCCTCGGCGGGGCGGCGCTCACGCAGGGCGTCGGCGCGGCTGGAGTAGACGGTGCGCTCGTTCTTGGAGCGCTTCAGGGTCGAGCAGTCCTCGCGGTGGAACACCTTGCTGCCCTTCAGGGACACGTAGCGCTGGCCCGCGGCCTCGTCGGACGTGTCCCGGGACACGGGGGCCGTGCGCTCCGCGGGCGCGCGCGTCCGGGAGCCTCCCGGCTCGGGTTCCTTCTCCACCGCGCGGCCGGTGCGGCGCTGCGGCGTGGGCTCGATGGGGCCGAGCGCCACGGGATTTCCCGCGGGCTGGGTGCCGGGCAGGCTCACGGACCGGGTGTCGCCCCTGGCTGAACGCAGGGTGACGGTCGCGCCGTCGCTCACCGCCATCACCTCGCCGTCCTGGTCGGTGCGGAAGGTCCGGGCGCTCACGCCGCGAAGGCGGCCCAGGACCTCCGGGCTCGGGTGGCCGTAGTCGTTGCCCACGCCGCAGGAGATGACCGCCGCCCGCGGCTTCACGCGCTCCAGGAAGGCCGCGGTGGAGGAGTGCTTGCCGCCGTGGTGCGCCACCTTCAGCACCGTGGCCGTGAGGTCCAACGGCTTCTGCAGCAGCAGCTCCTCCGTGGGCGGCTCCGAGTCGCCGGTGAAGAGGAACGCCGTCTTCCCATAGGTGAGCTTGGCGACGATGGAGTTCGCGTTCGCGTCCGAGCGCGTGTTCGCGAGGAACCCTTCCTGGGGGACGCGCGGCCACAGCACGGTGAGCGCGACGCCCTCGCCCAGGCCCACGGTGAGCAGCGTCTGGGGCGTGGCGGGGTTCGGCTCCGGGCTCATCACCTGGCCCACCTCACGGCCCACGAAGTCCAGCAGGTCGCGGTACGCCTCGCTCGGGTGGTCGAAGCCCGGGTCCATGAAGCGCTTCGCGCCCACCGCCTTGAGGGCGGCGCGCAGCCCGCCCAGGTGGTCCAGGTGTGGGTGGGTGAGGATGACCAGGTCCAGGGGCTGCTTCACCAGCTCCCGCAGCCGGGCCGCCAGCCGCGTCCCGGCCTCCGGTGGCCCGCCGTCGATGAGCACCGTCTTCCCCGTGGGGGACACGATGAGCGCCGCGTCCCCCTGGCCCACGTCGAGGAAGTAGACCGTGAGCCGCCCCGGGACGGGGGCAGGGAAGGCCCCGGGGGTGGGAGCCGCCGGAGCCGCCGCGTGGCCCGGCACCGCCGCGAACAGGAGGAAGAGGAGACCCAGGAACCGCGCGAAGACCTTCACGGGATGGAACTCTACAGCCCCGCTCCCCTCCACGGCACCCCGTGCGTTGCCCGGGGCCTGGGCCCCCCGCGAGCGCTTCCCCGGGACCCGGGACTGGGTTATGGGGCCCCCATGCCGTCCGACGCCGATGCCGTCATCCCCGTCCTGGAAGCGCTGCTCGACCAGGCCCGTCTCCGTCTGAACGCCTGGAAGGTCCCGCAGGAGTCGGTGCCCGCGCCCGCCGCCGCGCTGAACGCCGAACCGCCGCGCACGCCCGGGGTGCAGACCGCCACCGCGCGCGTCGACCCCGCGTCCATCCTGAAGGCCACGGACCTGGCGCGGTACATCGACCACACCCTGCTCAAGCCCGAGGCGCGCGCGGAGGACGTGGTGCGCGTGGCCGAGGAGGCCCGCCAGTACG
This Corallococcus silvisoli DNA region includes the following protein-coding sequences:
- a CDS encoding ComEC/Rec2 family competence protein, which translates into the protein MSARIALGVGLLFASLACQQPSAPPAQKAPEKSRYFGGAPDGKLHVYFFDVGAGDAALIVTPRGNTVLVDSGPASAESHLVNRLPELLRRELDLVVLTQPDPRHHGALDAVLKRVGARRLMESQLPDTSKAYDALLTAVGSRGVQVFSPAPSSAAPRELVRLTLEDRVNLTVLWPRAPAEPLLKGAPDAEGRNAANSIVLRLTYDDTSIIFAGAARGETEARLLEGGLLAPATLLKVGSPGVDGANTQAFLEEVHPQAAVFSGDDGLGRSAKVKELLGRLRAMDARAFRTDVNGEVHAVSDGKQFELALQRPSPGEPPSVRRVFPGLDPRPALVRTARPPPPVVKPAPPEPTPAGRTEPARAEATRATSSRVGNMTDVDDLPATRQGNRTESVRSSTSAPASMGVDYRASRHKRIFHKSTCQSVRLIKQENLLIFKTREEAMKTDREPAGDCHP
- a CDS encoding ComEC/Rec2 family competence protein translates to MKVFARFLGLLFLLFAAVPGHAAAPAAPTPGAFPAPVPGRLTVYFLDVGQGDAALIVSPTGKTVLIDGGPPEAGTRLAARLRELVKQPLDLVILTHPHLDHLGGLRAALKAVGAKRFMDPGFDHPSEAYRDLLDFVGREVGQVMSPEPNPATPQTLLTVGLGEGVALTVLWPRVPQEGFLANTRSDANANSIVAKLTYGKTAFLFTGDSEPPTEELLLQKPLDLTATVLKVAHHGGKHSSTAAFLERVKPRAAVISCGVGNDYGHPSPEVLGRLRGVSARTFRTDQDGEVMAVSDGATVTLRSARGDTRSVSLPGTQPAGNPVALGPIEPTPQRRTGRAVEKEPEPGGSRTRAPAERTAPVSRDTSDEAAGQRYVSLKGSKVFHREDCSTLKRSKNERTVYSSRADALRERRPAEDCHP
- a CDS encoding DUF3006 domain-containing protein; its protein translation is MPRATVDRIEEDVAVLVVDGRQVTRALSTLPPGVREGDVVDLVTGTVDPEATETLRAEVRAAREQALRGKKPPSGDFDL